The Desulfovibrio sp. JC010 genome includes the window AGGTGCTTCGCCGTCCGGTAGCCGGTAAGACCGGAACCACCAACAACGAGCAGGATGCATGGTACATGGGTTACTCCCCCTACCTTGTAACCGGGGTATTTGTGGGCTTTGACCAACTGACCCCCATGGGTAAATGGGAAACCGGTTCCCGTGCAGCCAGTCCTCTCTGGGTTTCCTACCGCAAGAAAGTGGAGAAGGATTATCCCTACGAGGATTTTCCGCAGCCTGACGGCGTGGTCATGGCTAAAATTGACGCCGCATCCGGTCTGCTTGCAGGGCCCGGTTCCAGCAAGACCTTCTTCCTGCCTTTCAAGGAAGGCACCCAGCCCACAAGGACCGCATCCGGTTCCGGTGAGGATGGTGGTGATGGTGGCAGTGGCTCAAGTGAGGATCTGTTTAAGCAGACTTTCTAAAGAAATGCCTTCGGCGACCCTGCCGGGGGCCTTAAACCCTTTTGCAAAAGGGTTTAAGAATCCCAAAACCTTTTGTTAATTAAAAAGGCTGCTTCCAATTCAGGAAGCAGCCTTTTAATTTTTGTACGGCTAAAACTATTAAAAGTTTTTGAAGAGTCCAGAGAAACTTTTTACAAAAAGTTTCTTTGGCCCTCGGAGAGCCGCCGGAGGCTACTCAGGATAAGTAGAAATACCACCGTGAGCGGCGGACCACTCAACGGGGTTGTTCAGGAATTTTTCTACTTCTTCAAGAGACTTGTTGTCGAAGTACTTTTCTTTCTTGGCAACGTTGAGGATATCCCACCAGTTGGCGAGGGAAAGCATTTCGAGTCCTGCTTCGGCCAAAGTGTCCTTTGCCTTGGGGAAGATGCCGTAGTGGAAGAGCACGAAGGTGTGGGTTACTTCCGCACCGGCTTTGCGCAGAGCCTGAGCAAAGTTGATTTTGCTGCGTCCGTCGGTAGTCAGGTCTTCTACGAGCAGTACTCTTGCACCTTCTGCGAAATCGCCTTCGATCTGGGCGTCACGGCCGAATCCTTTGGGTTTTTTGCGTACGTACTGCATGGGCAGCATGAGACGGTCGGAGAGCCATGCGGCAAAAGGGATACCTGCGGTTTCGCCACCGGCTACGCAGTCGATGGACTCAAAGCCGACTTCGCGCAGGATTACGGAAGCACCGAAATCCATGAGGGTCTGGCGTACGCGGGGGAATGAAATGAGCTTGCGGCAGTCGATGTAAACCGGGCTGGCCCAGCCGGAGGTGAACTTGAAGGGCTCATCTGCACGGAAGTGAACTGCTTCTACTTCGATGAGCATTTTCGCTGTGATTTCAGCGATGGTTTCTTTGTCGGGAAAGCTGGTGGGTACCATTTTTTCTCCTTGTGTTGTTTTTATCGCGAAAAAAAAGCTGAACCGAAATATAACGGTTCAGCATCTATCAATCAACCAAATCCCAATAAAGGGGGGTGTCGGGTTTGAATATCTTTACGACATCGCCTCCGACTTTAATCTGCCAGTCCATTTCAACGGGTTCTTCTCGTTTGGCTAAAGTAATGGTGCTGCCATTGGGAGAAAATCCGTAAAATCTGGCACCGTATATGGAAGTAAACCCTTCGAGTTTTTCAAGGGCATTAAGCTCTTCAAAAATCTGGGTTACATATCCTATTGAAGTGGGGGCATTGAATATGCCTGCCGCAGCCCCGGCTTTTTCTTTGGCCCGGGCCGGATGGGGGGCGGAATCAGTGCCGAGGAAAAATCTTTCATCACCGGATACAGCAGCCTTACGCACGGCCTCGCGGTCCTCGAAGCTTTTGGCAACGGGCAGGCAATACATGTATGGATTCATGCCGCCTTTAAAAAGATCGTTGCGGGTCAGCAGCAGATGGTGCGGGGTTATGGTGGCGACCATGTTCTCGTCCTGCTCAAAAACGTAATCAACCCCGGCTTTACTGGTCAGGTGTTCGAATACGATTTTGAGCTTGGGGAAATCCCTGCGGACCGGATCGAGGACCCGTTCGATGAAGACAGCTTCGCGGTCAAATACATCCACTTCCGGGTCGGTGACCTCTCCGTGTACGGAAAGGGGCATGCCGATTTCCTGCATGGCTTCCAGCACGGGATAGACATTTTTGATGTCGGTAACGCCGCTGTCGGAATTTGTGGTCGCTCCTGCCGGGAAAAGTTTTACAGCATGGAAGGCTTTGACTGCGTAGGCGGTGTGAATATCGTCCGCTGAGGTGGAATCGGTCAGGTAGCAGGTCATGAGCGGTTCGAAGTGTGATCCTTCGGGACGGACTGCAATGATGCGTTTGCGGTATTCCTCGGCCATTTCGGCTGTGGTTACCGGGGGCATGAGATTGGGCATGACAATGGCCCGACCGTAAATTTTTGCGCTGGAAGGAAGCACTGCCGCAAGCATATCTCCATCGCGCAGGTGAAGATGCCAATCATCCGGTCGTATGATGGTTATTTCGTTGTTCATTAGTTGAACTCCGTGATTGTGCGGTGCAGTACTGAAAGGCCCCGGATGAAATCTTCCATGTCCATTTCTTCTTCCGGGTTGTGGGAGCCGTTGCGGTTGCGCACGAAAATCATGCCTGTGGGAACACCCGCGTTGGCGAAGAGTGAGGCATCATGCCCAGCTCCACTTGGAATAGCTTCTACAGGTAACCCTTCCGCAATGCAAGCATTGTTTATACGATCCACAATTTCCTGATCAATGACCGCCGGGGGAGTTTTGACCGGTTTGTCGAATTCGAAATTTATGCGCCGTTCATGGGTGATGGTGGCGCATTCGGAATGGAGCAGGGCTTCGATGGCCGCAAGGGTGTGTTCATACTGGCTGCGGGCTTCGAAGCTGAAAGTTACCTCGCCGGGTATGCGCGACATGGCATGGTGCTGCGGA containing:
- a CDS encoding orotate phosphoribosyltransferase; this encodes MVPTSFPDKETIAEITAKMLIEVEAVHFRADEPFKFTSGWASPVYIDCRKLISFPRVRQTLMDFGASVILREVGFESIDCVAGGETAGIPFAAWLSDRLMLPMQYVRKKPKGFGRDAQIEGDFAEGARVLLVEDLTTDGRSKINFAQALRKAGAEVTHTFVLFHYGIFPKAKDTLAEAGLEMLSLANWWDILNVAKKEKYFDNKSLEEVEKFLNNPVEWSAAHGGISTYPE
- the pyrC gene encoding dihydroorotase — translated: MNNEITIIRPDDWHLHLRDGDMLAAVLPSSAKIYGRAIVMPNLMPPVTTAEMAEEYRKRIIAVRPEGSHFEPLMTCYLTDSTSADDIHTAYAVKAFHAVKLFPAGATTNSDSGVTDIKNVYPVLEAMQEIGMPLSVHGEVTDPEVDVFDREAVFIERVLDPVRRDFPKLKIVFEHLTSKAGVDYVFEQDENMVATITPHHLLLTRNDLFKGGMNPYMYCLPVAKSFEDREAVRKAAVSGDERFFLGTDSAPHPARAKEKAGAAAGIFNAPTSIGYVTQIFEELNALEKLEGFTSIYGARFYGFSPNGSTITLAKREEPVEMDWQIKVGGDVVKIFKPDTPLYWDLVD